TCGAGCACATCTCCGACCAAACCCAACGTTCGAAGATCGGCCAGATCGAGGACGCCTCCCAGACCGCCGAATACCACGACGTGCTCCAGCAAGAAGCCGACCTCACCGCCGGCCACGGCATCCTGCGCTACACCGGCCTCATCGCCGTCTCCGCACCCACCGTCGAAGAGCTCGACGCAGCCGTCGCCGCCATCGAGCAAGCCGCGATCCAAGCATCCTGCGAGACCCGGCTCCTCGTCGGACAGCAAGCCGCAGCGTTCACCGCCGCCGCACTCCCGCTGTGTCGCAAGGTGTAGAGGCTACGCGGACGGTGACTCAGCAGCAGCGATGGCAGCCCGCGCTTCGGTGCGACCAGAGGCGCCGTCTGCGATCGCGGTCACCAGGGCATCAATGCTCTCGTGGTCGGCATCAGCAGGAAACATCCACTGGACATCACTTCGTTCTGTGGTGACGCCGATGGTTGGCCGCACTCGCTCGTCGTGATTCGTTCTCGGCCGCACGTATTTCACCTCATCGAGTGGGTACGTGATGCCAAGCTCGCCACGGCGTAGAAGCGTCTTCGGTGTCGCGGTGACGATTCGACGGTCAGTTACCGCGACGAAGGTGCTGGACGTGAGTGTTTCGACGATCGCGCCGGCTCTTCCTGGGGCGAGCGCGTCCCAGGCGGTATCGACACGCTTGGCCAGGAGCGCTGGCACCACTCCTGTGAGGTTGTGCGCGCCGGTCTCGTATGGGAACGCAATGCTGCGGAGTTGCTCTCCGTCCTCCAAGAACCACCGAAGCACGTGCAGATAGGGATCAAGATCGAGCCCTTCGGGTGCGCACACCGTATCCGGAACGGCAGGCATGTCGACGGCAGGATGGAGCATGTCGGCCAAGGGCTCGATGGCTTCCAGGAGCTGCCCGCAAGTGAGCTGAGACGCCTTTGCGTCCTTCCGCTTCTTCGTGAGAGGCACGGTGGCGCGGCCAGGGAGTTCGGCGATGATCCGCAACTCCCGGACGAGCGACTCGGTCAGCGAACGCACTTCGGAGAGCGATTCGTCTATCTCGACGGGAGTGTTCCGAGCGATCCGGTCGAAGAGCTGCGCCTCGCTCTCGTCGTTGGTGCTTCGTGTTCTGGCGAGGGCAGCTCGGACAGTCTGGTACTCCGCGTGGGTCTTGAGCGAGCTGAGAAGCGCGTACGTATCGAAGACGATCGCTTCGGCGTTAGATTCGAGATACTGGCGGCGAGCACGACCGTCGAGCTTCCCGAGTTCATGGACATGGCCAGCCACGTTCTTGCGGTACAACTTCAACTGCTTGCGGATGTTGGGACCGCTAGGAGCAATGGGCTCCCAGACAGAGTCCGTGATGGCGTCGAGTTCGCGGGTCTCCTTGACTGCCTCATCCACGGACTCCGCCAGTCCTTCAAGCTCTGCCCATTGCTCGTTCCGGATGGCCTTGAGCGTCTGCGTCGTGAGTTGAATGTTGGAGCGAACGAGGCCCGAAATCTCACCGAGCTGCATCTGAAGCGCGATCATGGCGACAGCCGGCCCGATGGCTGCGATCGCCGTGGCGGCCGTCATCGACGCGGGGATGAAGCGTGCCTGCGCGACCAGTTCACCGTTCTTGAAGATCGCTCCGAGCTTCGCGCCGTCCTTCGCGGCCATCTCACCGCCGCTTTTCAACAGAGACAGCGTCGCATCGTTAACGCGGAAGAGGCCTTGCGCGCTCGACACAGCCTCCGCGACGTTCCCGACGATCGTGCCTGCGTTGCCGAAGGAACCGAGAGCGGTGGCGAGCTGAGCACGGTCAAAGGACGGCACCATGTCAAGGCTGATGAGTTCAAGACCGTCGGGGACTTCGCCAAATACGACTGCGACGCCTGGCGTCACCTCGACGAGGGTCGTGGACGCTGCGAGTTCAAGTGCGTCGGACCTGATCTGACCATCCTCCGAGGGCTGCCTGCCAACGGCATCGTCGCTATCGGACTCGTCACGCGGGTCGTCCATGTGGGCTCTCCTTCTCGCCGGTGACTGCCTTGTGCCTCCCTCCGACGCCTCCGTCAAGTATATCAGCCGCCTCCGACAGCGCCGGGGTGCTAGGCAGCGCACCTCCTCATCACACGACTCCCGAGGAGGCCGACCATGCCCACGTTCTTCGATTCGACTGCCGACGCCGCGGAGGCATCCGAGGCTCTGCGGGGGTTGGCTCACGCGAGCCGTACGTTCGATCTGCCCGCGCAGATGTACGGGGTGATCGGCGACCTCTCGTCGGGGATGCGGTCGCTGCAACAGGTGCTCGACCAGATCGCCGATGTTCACGAGCGTAAGGCCGCGCACGCGTTCAATGACGACGGGAACCACGAGGCAGGCGTGCGGGAGGCGCCCGCTGCTGCGGAAGAGTTGCGTCAGGCCGCGAACCTCGTCGACCGGGCCTACGACCGGCTCGCGGAAGGGTTCATCGCTGCGGGGCGGATCGCTTGGCACCCCGAGCCCGCCGTCGAGGAGGCCGCGCCGTCCAGGTGGGTCAACGTGGTGTTCCTACAGGGCAATGAGGCCGACTGGCCGTTGCGCATCCTCGGCGAGCTGGGGCATGTCGATGCGGTGGACTTCCTCGCGCAGTGGGACTACGGCGAGGAGACCACGCAGGCCGCGCTGGAGAACGGGTACGTCTACGACGAACCCGGCGAGGGTACCAGCGACCAAGTGGCGCTCTCGGGCGACTACGCGCTGGTCGTCAACCCGCACGTCGGCTACGTGTCGCTGCTGCACCGCTACACCGAACCGGATGCAGAGCCCCAGGACGCCGAACAGGTCGAGTCCGCTCCGGTGCAGGCTGGGCCGGAGCTGTTGGCGTCGTACTCGTCGCCGGGCGCCCCAGAGCGGACCGACCTACCAACGGCGAAGCGGGACAGGTCGTGGTTCGAGCCGGCCAAGATCACGGCGGTCAAGCAGTCGCGGGGGCTGGTGCTGTGACCGAGGATCGAGCACGGCTGCACACCGCCGTTCTGGTGGCGCCGTCGAAGGAACGGCGGAAGCTCCGCAAGCAGCGCCGCAAGGCCGAGGCACGACTCCACGCAGAGCAGCGAAGGATCACGCTCGCCGCTGCAAAGGCGAAGGCCGAGGATGAGCGTGCCGAGCGGCGCGCCACGAGCTACCTGCCGAAGTCGGGCGAGCCTGGCGCTGCGCAGTTGCGCACGCCGGGTCGGTTCCATCTGACGCGGCATCAGGACACGTCGGCGACGCTGGCGGGTGCGTACCCGTTCGTCGCCGAGGGCGGTCTCGGCGCCGATGGCGTGTTCGTCGGCCAAGACCTCTACTCGGGCGGGAGTTTCGTCTACGACCCGTGGGTGCTCTACGCACGCGGCATCATCACCGCACCCAACGTGGTGCTGGCCGGGATCGTCGGCTCCGGCAAGTCATCGCTGGCCAAGTCCCTCTACACGCGCTCGCTACCGTTCGGACGGCGCGTATACGTGCCCGGCGACCCGAAGGGCGAACACACCGCCGTCGCCAACGCCGTCGGCGGACGCGCCATCGTCCTCGGCCACGGACTCAACACTCGCCTGAATCCACTCGACGAAGGCCACCGGCCCAGCGGACTCTCGGATGAGCAGTGGGCCTCGACCGTCGCTGCGCGACGCCGTGACCTGATCGGCGCCCTCGCGGAGACCGTGCTCGCGCGCGGCTTGTCGCCGTTGGAGCACACCGCGATCGACATCGCCCTGACTCAGACGGTGCGGGAGAACGACGTGCCGATCCTGCCGATGGTCGTTGATCGCATCCTCGCCCCGAGTGCGGATGCCGACGGCAGGTTGGCCGAGGACGGCAGGCTTGTCGGCCATGCGCTGCGCCGCCTCGTGGCCGGTGACCTGGCCGGGCTGTTCGATGGGCCTTCGACGGTCGCGTTCGATCCGTCGTTGCCGATGATCTCGCTCGATCTCTCGCGGGTCACCGAGAACTCGACGCTCATTTCGGTGTTGATGACGTGCTCGTCGGCGTGGATGGAGTCTGCGCTGCTCGACCCGAACGGTGGGCAGCGGTGGGTGATCTACGACGAGGCCTGGCGGCTCATGTCCCACCCGGCTCTGTTGCGGCGGATGGATGCGCACTGGCGACTCGCCAGGCACTACGGGATCGCGAACATGCTGATCTTCCACAAGCTCACCGACCTCGACAACGTGGGCGACCAGGGCTCCGCCATGCGCTCGCTGGCCAACTCACTGCTTGCGAACGCCGAGACGCGGATCGTGTACCGGCAGGAGTCCGACCAACTCGGACCGACCGCTACCGCTCTCGGCCTGACCGGCACCGAGCAGCAGCTCTTGCCAAACCTCGGCGTCGGACAAGGCCTATGGCGGATCAAGGCCAGAAGCTTCGTCTGCCAACACCAACTCCACCCCGACGAACTCGCACTATTCGACACCAGCAGCCGTGCAGCCGGAGGCCACCGATGAACCTCAATGGCCCACGCCGATCCACCACGACCGACGACGAGAACACGGCTCCCGTCGAGCTGCCGCATGTCCTCGTGACCGTCGCCGAAGACGGCACCCTCGCCGCGATGGTCGATGGGACACCGTTCGCGTCGCCGGACGCGGGCGACTGGACGCGCGCGACGTTCGGGCCGCTCATGGATGCCATCACCAACGACCGCACCATCGCAGTCCGAGTCGAGGTGCGCGAGAACGACGGCAGCGTCTTCACCGACATCCTCCGCACCCGCAAACCCCGACGCGCAGTCGCACCGTCCGAGACCCCTGCGCCGGAAACTCGTCGAAGTCGCCACGCCCGACGGGTGCCGCGCTTGGCTGAGGTCACCGCGGGCGGGTTCGTGCCTGGCGAGGATGTCGCTGTCGCGACGATCGTCTCCCACACCGACGCTACCGGGACCGGCGAAGCCCGGACGCTCATCGACCTCGACGACCTACCCGACGGCACACACGAGGTGATCCTGTTCGGGCGCATCTCGGGCACGCTCGCGGTGCGGCGGCTGACATGAACCAGCGGCAGGCCGGGGGCATGGGCGACGAACTCACCAATGCCGCCCTCATTGGGCTGATCGGCATGTTCGGGATCGCCCTCGTTCTCCGCGCCGGTGGCAGTGTCGCCGCGTTCCTCACCGGCACACCCCAGCCAGACGCCGGCGCAGCGGCGGGACTCGCCGTGCTGTTCAACCCCGGCGACCCGGCAACCGCGCTCGGTGCCGACGGTCTCAACCCGGTCGCCTACTGGCTCGTCAGCGCGGCACTGCTCGGCGGACTCGCCACCGGGATCGTCTGGGTGTGGATCGTGCTGCGCCGCCACACGCGGAAGACCGAGACCGACCCGCACCGCCTTGCCGGGATCGCGACCAGCCATGAAGTCAAGACCGCAGCATCCGCGAAGGCACTGCTGCACCGCGCGGCCACACTGCGCCCCTCCTTGGAATCACCAGCCCCGCAGGATGTCGGCTACCTCCTCGGTGCCAGTCGCGGGACGAAGGTCTGGGCATCTGTCGAAGACTCGATCCTGCTGATCGGCCCACCCCGCTCAGGCAAGGGCCTACATGTCGTCATCAACGCGATCCTCGACGCACCCGGAGCGGTCGTCACCACCAGCACCAGGCCCGACACCCTCACCGCGACCCTCCGCGCCCGACGCCGCAGGGGCGGACCGGTCGCGGTGTTCGACCCGCAACACCTCGCCGAAGGCATCCCCGCCGGGCTGCGCTGGTCGCCCATTCGCGGCTGTGACGATCCGCTGACCGCGATGATCCGCGCTAACGGCCTCGCAGCCGCCACAGGACTCAGCGCCGGAGGGGTCGAGTCCGGCGGGTTCTGGGAAGGCAAAACCCGCACCGCACTCCAAAGCCTGCTGCATGCCGCCGCGCTCGACGGCCGCCAGCCAGCCGAGCTGTTCAGATGGACCCTCGACCCCAGCGCCGCGTCCGAAGCCGTCGCCATCCTCAACTCACACCCGAACGCCGCGATGGGCTGGAACGACTCACTGGCCGCGATGATCGACGCCGACCCCAAGACCCGCGACAGCATCTGGCAAGGCGTCTCCCTCGCACTCGCCGCACTCGCCGACCCGCGCGTACTCGATGCCGTCACGTCAGGCCCGCACGAGCACTTCGACCCCGAGACCTTCCTCACCGAACAAGGCACCCTGTACCTGCTCGCCACCGGAGCAGGAGCAGGAGCCTCGGCATCGCTGGTCGCGGCATTCGTCGAAGACCTCATCGAAACCGCCCGCCGACTTGCCGCCCGCTCGCCCGGAGCACGGCTCGACCCGCCGCTACTGCTCGCGCTCGACGAGATCGGGAATCTCGCCCCGCTGCCGTCACTTCCGACGCTCATGGCCGAAGGCGGTGGCACCGGGATCACGACAATGCCGGTCTTGCAGTCCCTCGCACAGGCTCGCGACAGGTGGAGTGAACACCAGGCCGGCGCGATCTGGGACGCTAGCATCGTCAAGATCATCCTCGGCGGCGCATCCAACAGCCGCGACCTCCAAGACCTCTCCACGCTCATCGGAGAGCGCGACGAGTACACCGACAGCGTGACCCTCGGCGACCACGGCACCCGCTCCAACCAGCGCTCGATCCGCCGCGTCCCGATCCTGCCGCCAGACCGCATCCGCACCCTGCCATTCGGCACCGGCATTGCGATGCTGCGCTCCGCGCCGCCCATCGTCACCGACCTCCGCGCCTGGCCGACTCGCCCCGATGCCGCGCAACTCCGCAGCGACCGCGACGAACTCGAAACACTGCTGCGCCACCGCCCCGTCACCTGACGCTGCGTCTGGGTGCCGAAGCGCACCTGCCTGACACAGCGGCCACACACGGCTGGTCGCCCGAGTTCAGGAGGACGCCATCATGGCCATTCGTACCCACCAGTCCATCTCCGGCTTTGTCGCCTCGGACCCGCAGCTCAGCTACACCGACCGCGGCGACGCACGGCTCTACATGAAGGTCGGCATCGAGCACTACCGCAAGGAGCCCGACAACTCCTTCACGCAACTGGAGACGACGTTCCACGACCTCATTGCGTATCGCGGTGCTGCCGAGCAGGGAGCCGAGCGGCTCGCCAAGGGCGACAACATCATCGCCGACGGACGGGTGCGCGACTACTCCTACGAGCGCAACGGCCAGCGGTACGAGGGCGAGGAGTTCATCGCGACGCGCATCGGACACGACCTCGCCCGCAACCGCTACGAGGTGGATCGCAGCGAACGCACTTCCGGCCGAGACGCCGCGGCGTTCACCGGACCTCAGCAGGCCGCGCCGTCCACCGCGGCTGCCATCGGAATGTGAGCGATCCCGCCATGAGCGATCAGTTCCACCCTGAGCACGACGACATGCCACCCGAGGCAGGTCTCGCGTCCCCGCGTTTCGACGTGCCCGAGCCGCCGCATCCGGTCAACTGGAATCTGCTGACCGCCAACGATCTCGAAGCCGAGTTGCTCGAACTGAACCGTTGGGTGGACTGGCTTCGCCACACCTACGGACTTCCGGCCAGCGTCGTTCCGCCCTACTGGCACCGTCACCCCGAGCTCCTCTGGGAACTGTCGGCGCTGCACCTGCACTGGCTGTGCGCATACGACCCCGAGCAGAATGGGTCGGCACCGCTCGGCTGGCACCGCGACTTCGCCGATGCCCGTGCCCGCCTTCGTGATTGGGTGTCGGCCTGCGGTACGCGGCTCGACCGAGACCGCCCGACTCGCCAGACGAGCTGGCCCGGTGAAGACCCCACTCAGCCCATCGAGGACTCACCGATCACGGATCGCGACGAAGACTTCGTTCGGTTCGTGATCGACATGGTGGATGCGCGCCAGGAAGCAGAGGATGCCTTCTTCGCGGGCATCGACCCGGAGACGGGCGAGGTGTGAATCGTGGCGCGCCGCTATGAACGGAAGACCGGGCAGCGTCAACAGAGCGAGCGCGAGCTGACGATCCGCGCCGAGTTCCACGAGCCGCCCGACCTGGACAAGCTCTGCGAGCTGCTGATCCGCCTGGCGCTCCAACAGTCGGGAGCGTGCCGTTCGGAGGGATCGACGCGACCGAAGCGCCCTCGTGCCTCCGCGAGCGCGTCGTCGTAGAATGGAGGCATCCGTCGCGGATGGCGGATGTTGTGGTCCTAGCGCTTCGCCGCCACGGCGAGGCAAAGTAAATGTGGCCGACTCGGCCTAGTCCTACAGCCTTCGGGCTCTTCTCACGATCAACATCCGCTCTCACAAGTCCGCGTCGGCAGGACCAGTGACTGTGGAGAAGAGCCATGACGATCATCGACGCGGACCGAACCGCGATAGACAGCCTCGTAGCGCCCACCCCGTTCCCCGGATCATTCGCCGTCTCCTACCTACGGGTCTCCACGAAGGAGCAGGCGGAGAAGGGCGGCCAGGCGGAGGGCTTCTCGATCCCGGCCCAGCGCGAGGCGAACCAGCGCAAGGCCGACCAGCTCGGAGCAACGATCATCGAGGAGTTCGTCGACGCGGGCGAGTCCGCGCGCAAGGCCGACCGGCCCGAACTGATGCGGATGATCCAGTACGTCGCGAAGCACAAGACGAACTACTGCATCGTCCACAAGGTCGACCGGCTCGCCCGCAACCGAGCCGACGACGTGACCATCCACCTCGCCCTCAAGGACGCCGGCGTCACGCTGGTGTCGGCCACGGAGAACATCGACGAGACCCCGTCCGGGATGCTGCTGCACGGCATCATGTCCTCGATCGCGGAGTTCTACTCCCGCAACCTCGCCACCGAGGTCGTCAAGGGTCTGTCGCAGAAGGCCGCGCAGGGCGGCACCGTGACGAAGGCACCCATCGGCTACCGCAACGTCGGCGTGCGCGACGAGTTCGGGCGGGAAGTACGCACCGTCGAGATCGACGAGGAGCGAGCCCCGTTGGTGCGGTGGGCGTTCCAGGTGTTCGCATCCGGCGACTGGACGACGAGCCAGCTTCACCAGGAGCTCGTAGCGCGCGGGCTCACGACAGCGGCGTCGCCGCGGCGACCGTCCCGACCCATCGTGAAGTCGTCGGTGCATCGGATGCTGACGAACCCGTACTACAAGGGCAGCGTCCGCTACCAGGGCGTGACCTATGCCGGAGCGCACGAGGCCATCGTCCCCAACGAGGTGTGGGACTAGGTGCAGACCGTGCTCGGCACGCACCGCTGGGCAGCAGATGCAACGCAAGTCCACGAGCACTACTTGAAGGGGACGGTGTTCTGCGGCCAGTGCGGCTCGCGGCTACTGGTGTGCAACGCCAAGAGCAGCCAGGGCACGATCTACCCGTACTTCGTGTGCGCGAGCAGGCATGGTGGCAGAGGCGACTGCACCCGGCAGGCGATGCTCATCGAGCAGGTCGAACGGCTCATCGAGCGCTTCTATGCCAAGGTGCAGTTCGATCCCGAGACGACGCAGGCGGTTTCGGCGATGATCCATGCCCGGTTCGACGAGATGATGGCCGAAGGAGCCGCCGAACTTGCCGACCTCGCGTCCCGGAGAACCCAACTCGAAGGCGAGCAGCAGAAGTTGCTGCAAGCCCACTACGCCGGAGCCATCCCGCTCGACCTGCTCAAGAAGGAGCAGGACCGGATCACCGCGTCGTTGGAGACCATCGAGCACCGGATCACCGCTCACCACGGCCACTATGCCGACGCGCGGGCGAACCTCGACGACTCGCTGAAACTGCTGTCCAACGCAGCCGACCTCTACGAGCACGCCGACGACGCGAACCGCCGACTGTGCAACCAAGCACTGTTCAGGGCGATCTACATCGACGAGGACAACGACGTGCGCGTCGGCTACCGGAACCCGTATGACGGACTGAGCCTCTCCGGCCTCCACGCCGACGCCCTGAGCTGGGCCGCCGAGGCGAAGAAAATGGGCCAGGCGCGAACCGCGACCAAGGGTGGCCCCTTGGTCGCAAGTTCACACCTGACCCGTTTGGGGTGGAAGACGGGACTTGAACCCGCGACCCCCTGGACCACAACCAGGTGCTCTGCCAACTGAGCTACATCCACCATTGGTTACTGGAATACCAGCAACGAACAACAACTATATCTGACGAACTGCGTTGTGCCGAATCGCCGCATCGTGACACCCACCACTAGCTCAGGTCTTACCACCGCCGCCGCAGGTCTTACCACCGCCGCTGCAGGTCTTACCACCGCCGCTGCGGGCCCACCACCATCTTTCCCCAAACCCTGTTGCCAAAAAGGTGGAGTGCTATTAGTGTTTTCCATACGCGTATAACATTGAGGTCTAGGCGCCAGTCACAGCAGGAAATGGGCCACCATGTACACCATCGATGAAGTTGTCAGCCGAACAGCGGAAAATCCCACTGCATTCTCAATTGCGGCAGTCATGGTCTGGGTGATCGGGTTCGCCCAGTACTTCTACGCAATCGCGCTTCAGATCCGGGAGAAGCTATCCCCGTGGCACTTCTACCAGCATGCGTGGTACTTTGCGCATGATCTGACGTTCGTGCTCTTATTCCACCAGTGGTTCTACGAAGTGGACTTTTGGACCTTCAAGGTCATGTGGGCCGGCTGCATTGTGTTCGTCTTCATCGAGTTATACTGCCTATACCGTTCCGTCAGACACGAACGCGATGAGCTTTGGGGTACCTACAGCGATGGCCCCGTCAGCGAACGATCTGCGTGGACTCGTGGAATTACCTACTACGTCCTCGCGGTCGCACTATTCGTTATTGCACGCATCGCAATAGGTGATCCGATGCTGCTCACCCTTACGATGTCCACCAACTTCATGGTGGCTGTGTTCCCACTTCTCATCGTTCAACGCCGCCGCAGCCG
The DNA window shown above is from Changpingibacter yushuensis and carries:
- a CDS encoding type IV secretory system conjugative DNA transfer family protein, which encodes MNQRQAGGMGDELTNAALIGLIGMFGIALVLRAGGSVAAFLTGTPQPDAGAAAGLAVLFNPGDPATALGADGLNPVAYWLVSAALLGGLATGIVWVWIVLRRHTRKTETDPHRLAGIATSHEVKTAASAKALLHRAATLRPSLESPAPQDVGYLLGASRGTKVWASVEDSILLIGPPRSGKGLHVVINAILDAPGAVVTTSTRPDTLTATLRARRRRGGPVAVFDPQHLAEGIPAGLRWSPIRGCDDPLTAMIRANGLAAATGLSAGGVESGGFWEGKTRTALQSLLHAAALDGRQPAELFRWTLDPSAASEAVAILNSHPNAAMGWNDSLAAMIDADPKTRDSIWQGVSLALAALADPRVLDAVTSGPHEHFDPETFLTEQGTLYLLATGAGAGASASLVAAFVEDLIETARRLAARSPGARLDPPLLLALDEIGNLAPLPSLPTLMAEGGGTGITTMPVLQSLAQARDRWSEHQAGAIWDASIVKIILGGASNSRDLQDLSTLIGERDEYTDSVTLGDHGTRSNQRSIRRVPILPPDRIRTLPFGTGIAMLRSAPPIVTDLRAWPTRPDAAQLRSDRDELETLLRHRPVT
- a CDS encoding single-stranded DNA-binding protein; translation: MAIRTHQSISGFVASDPQLSYTDRGDARLYMKVGIEHYRKEPDNSFTQLETTFHDLIAYRGAAEQGAERLAKGDNIIADGRVRDYSYERNGQRYEGEEFIATRIGHDLARNRYEVDRSERTSGRDAAAFTGPQQAAPSTAAAIGM
- a CDS encoding ATP-binding protein, producing the protein MTEDRARLHTAVLVAPSKERRKLRKQRRKAEARLHAEQRRITLAAAKAKAEDERAERRATSYLPKSGEPGAAQLRTPGRFHLTRHQDTSATLAGAYPFVAEGGLGADGVFVGQDLYSGGSFVYDPWVLYARGIITAPNVVLAGIVGSGKSSLAKSLYTRSLPFGRRVYVPGDPKGEHTAVANAVGGRAIVLGHGLNTRLNPLDEGHRPSGLSDEQWASTVAARRRDLIGALAETVLARGLSPLEHTAIDIALTQTVRENDVPILPMVVDRILAPSADADGRLAEDGRLVGHALRRLVAGDLAGLFDGPSTVAFDPSLPMISLDLSRVTENSTLISVLMTCSSAWMESALLDPNGGQRWVIYDEAWRLMSHPALLRRMDAHWRLARHYGIANMLIFHKLTDLDNVGDQGSAMRSLANSLLANAETRIVYRQESDQLGPTATALGLTGTEQQLLPNLGVGQGLWRIKARSFVCQHQLHPDELALFDTSSRAAGGHR
- a CDS encoding recombinase family protein, with product MTIIDADRTAIDSLVAPTPFPGSFAVSYLRVSTKEQAEKGGQAEGFSIPAQREANQRKADQLGATIIEEFVDAGESARKADRPELMRMIQYVAKHKTNYCIVHKVDRLARNRADDVTIHLALKDAGVTLVSATENIDETPSGMLLHGIMSSIAEFYSRNLATEVVKGLSQKAAQGGTVTKAPIGYRNVGVRDEFGREVRTVEIDEERAPLVRWAFQVFASGDWTTSQLHQELVARGLTTAASPRRPSRPIVKSSVHRMLTNPYYKGSVRYQGVTYAGAHEAIVPNEVWD